One segment of Clostridiales bacterium DNA contains the following:
- a CDS encoding ferredoxin oxidoreductase codes for MSKKIITPVPVLADILPAEYRDLVEDGPHGRSLGVKDLGTFKELTEEHPHCAGCGVSLGVRLAVASLPSPEDTLVVGTPGCSFFSLAQTALNYSNTAFGNQNAVASGLKRMLQIRYPSHAKDVVVMVGDGGIADIGLDMTLHSWFRGEKITTVMLDNEVYGNTGGQESGMSPQGQVFHMAPKGKRFAKIPVFEIAKTSGCAYVAKVTVASPRRLGDVVRRAVLVAREIGPTYVQIYTPCPTNLKFSPADTITVAKKAQEGAYAFEEFMTEEAAELLNIEHR; via the coding sequence ATGTCGAAGAAGATCATCACCCCCGTTCCGGTCCTCGCCGATATCCTTCCCGCTGAGTACCGTGACCTGGTCGAGGACGGTCCGCACGGAAGGTCTCTCGGAGTCAAAGATCTCGGCACGTTCAAAGAGCTGACCGAGGAACACCCCCACTGCGCCGGTTGCGGCGTTTCACTCGGCGTGCGTCTGGCGGTCGCCTCGCTGCCCTCGCCGGAGGATACGCTCGTGGTTGGAACGCCCGGTTGCTCGTTCTTTTCGCTGGCGCAAACCGCGCTGAACTACTCGAACACCGCATTTGGCAATCAGAACGCCGTTGCGTCCGGACTCAAGCGGATGCTCCAGATTCGCTATCCGTCACACGCGAAAGATGTGGTGGTGATGGTAGGTGACGGCGGCATCGCCGACATAGGGCTGGATATGACGCTGCACTCTTGGTTTCGGGGTGAGAAGATAACCACCGTCATGCTCGACAACGAGGTGTACGGTAACACTGGCGGACAAGAGAGCGGCATGTCTCCGCAGGGTCAGGTGTTTCACATGGCGCCCAAGGGCAAGCGCTTCGCCAAGATTCCCGTGTTCGAGATCGCGAAGACCTCGGGTTGCGCCTACGTGGCCAAGGTGACGGTAGCCAGTCCTCGACGGCTCGGCGATGTTGTTCGCAGAGCCGTGCTCGTCGCGCGGGAGATCGGGCCCACCTACGTGCAGATTTACACGCCTTGCCCCACTAACCTGAAGTTTTCGCCCGCCGACACTATCACGGTGGCGAAGAAAGCCCAGGAGGGCGCGTACGCATTCGAAGAGTTCATGACCGAGGAAGCTGCGGAGCTGCTGAACATCGAACATCGCTGA
- a CDS encoding 2-oxoacid:acceptor oxidoreductase family protein, producing the protein MSTISRTSIRMSGLGGQGVVTAAHILGGAANRDGLESVVNPFFGAEKRLAPAESYVRISTERIFEKGEVLRPDIIMIFHPHVITMGKCYTMPFFDGLQENGVLLINSEEPLALPKEDLERLSRLGAKLYYVPATTLAMQVTGSELSTNIAMLGGVYGVRNLTSTEALRESMSERFGGGRFVASGTTAALDEAVRSKFAKVSQMIEKNMELIEAAGSAVWECRVADQEDSLAHL; encoded by the coding sequence ATGAGCACGATCAGCCGGACCTCCATACGCATGTCTGGGCTCGGCGGGCAGGGGGTCGTCACCGCGGCGCACATCCTGGGCGGAGCGGCGAACAGAGATGGTTTGGAAAGTGTGGTCAACCCCTTCTTTGGAGCAGAGAAACGCCTGGCGCCGGCGGAAAGTTACGTCCGGATCTCCACCGAGAGGATCTTCGAAAAAGGTGAGGTGCTTCGTCCGGACATCATCATGATCTTCCATCCGCACGTGATAACGATGGGCAAGTGCTACACCATGCCTTTTTTCGACGGCTTGCAGGAGAACGGTGTCCTGCTGATCAATTCGGAAGAACCGCTTGCGCTGCCTAAGGAGGATCTCGAGCGCCTGAGCCGCTTGGGAGCGAAGCTGTACTACGTGCCAGCAACCACGCTTGCGATGCAGGTCACGGGGTCGGAGTTGTCAACCAATATCGCCATGCTCGGTGGTGTGTACGGAGTCCGGAACCTGACTTCGACAGAAGCGCTGAGAGAGTCCATGTCGGAGCGATTTGGCGGTGGCAGATTTGTCGCGTCAGGCACCACCGCCGCGCTTGATGAGGCGGTCAGGAGCAAGTTCGCTAAGGTCAGCCAGATGATCGAGAAGAATATGGAGCTGATTGAGGCTGCTGGATCAGCGGTCTGGGAGTGCCGTGTCGCGGATCAGGAGGATAGCCTTGCGCACTTGTGA
- a CDS encoding P-II family nitrogen regulator, with protein sequence MKKIEAIIKPRKLERVRDTLNALGVTGLTTYEVKGYGRQKGHTEIYRGAEYAVDFRPKIKIELVVDDELAPRVEQAIIEAARTGIIGDGKIFIYDCEGAVRIRTGERGSEAL encoded by the coding sequence ATGAAGAAGATCGAGGCCATCATCAAGCCCCGCAAACTTGAGCGCGTAAGGGACACCCTGAACGCCCTCGGCGTGACTGGACTTACGACATACGAAGTCAAGGGGTACGGCCGTCAAAAAGGGCACACGGAAATCTACCGAGGGGCCGAGTACGCCGTCGACTTTAGACCCAAAATCAAGATCGAGCTGGTGGTCGATGATGAACTGGCTCCCCGCGTCGAACAGGCAATCATTGAAGCTGCGCGCACGGGGATAATCGGCGACGGGAAGATATTCATCTACGACTGTGAGGGAGCCGTACGTATCCGTACCGGCGAACGCGGCTCAGAAGCTCTCTGA
- a CDS encoding carbon monoxide dehydrogenase: protein MRHSPYKVVAGPEGFLPPAAATMGVTLPDPGHAILEGASVAPDVAMEAIVDKLLSAANPVFFPGPLILWDWKPGVAEKAVALKALAEAVGAKIIPMPDYRPKYPMIDPAVEVNPNHPNLTIWHNKIDVCLFIGVHCHYANVALKIIRGGTSCYTIALCAEAGHEDAMISLRDAGIEHLGRLREMVLESKCEVAR, encoded by the coding sequence ATGAGGCACTCCCCATACAAGGTCGTGGCCGGTCCAGAAGGATTCCTGCCACCCGCCGCGGCTACGATGGGGGTCACGCTCCCTGATCCCGGTCACGCGATTTTGGAAGGGGCGTCCGTTGCTCCCGATGTCGCGATGGAAGCAATCGTGGACAAGCTACTTTCGGCTGCTAATCCGGTGTTCTTTCCCGGCCCGCTCATCCTTTGGGACTGGAAGCCAGGGGTAGCGGAGAAGGCGGTAGCGCTCAAGGCTCTTGCCGAGGCTGTCGGTGCGAAGATCATTCCAATGCCGGATTATCGCCCCAAGTACCCGATGATCGATCCGGCCGTCGAGGTCAATCCCAACCACCCAAACCTGACGATCTGGCACAACAAGATCGACGTGTGCCTATTCATCGGCGTTCACTGCCACTACGCCAACGTGGCTCTTAAGATCATCCGGGGTGGCACAAGCTGCTACACGATCGCTTTGTGTGCCGAGGCCGGTCATGAAGACGCGATGATCTCTCTGCGCGACGCCGGGATCGAACACCTCGGACGTCTGCGAGAGATGGTGCTCGAGTCAAAATGCGAGGTAGCTCGATGA
- the larE gene encoding ATP-dependent sacrificial sulfur transferase LarE yields MDASAKYDHLREHIAGLGTLLVAYSGGIDSTLLAFTANAVLGRRCLAVLASSDTYPESEATEAKRLARELGFAVHAVETHELVDPQFRANTPDRCYHCKVELFGLLRTLADSRGLAHVADGSNLDDLDDYRPGSRAAKEYGVISPLQAVGMTKADVREIAQMLTLPNWDKPSMACLASRFPYGEAITEAGLRRVADAEAALRALGLVQFRVRAHGDVARVEVDPDEMEHAWSRRGEMALALRDVGFAFVAQDLEGYRSGSLNETLAESDLNARATPLSG; encoded by the coding sequence TTGGACGCTTCCGCGAAATACGACCACCTGCGCGAGCACATCGCCGGTCTCGGCACTTTGCTTGTAGCGTACTCGGGCGGAATCGACTCCACACTGCTCGCGTTCACGGCGAACGCTGTCCTTGGGAGACGGTGCCTCGCCGTACTTGCCAGCTCAGACACGTATCCCGAGTCTGAGGCGACGGAGGCCAAACGGCTTGCCCGAGAGCTCGGATTCGCGGTGCACGCCGTCGAGACCCACGAGCTCGTCGACCCGCAGTTCCGCGCAAACACCCCGGACCGCTGCTACCACTGTAAGGTTGAGCTCTTCGGCCTGCTGCGCACCCTCGCGGACAGCCGTGGTCTTGCCCACGTGGCTGACGGCTCGAACCTCGATGATTTGGATGACTACAGGCCAGGCAGTAGGGCCGCCAAGGAGTACGGGGTCATCAGTCCGCTACAAGCCGTCGGGATGACGAAAGCGGATGTGCGCGAGATAGCCCAAATGCTCACTTTGCCCAACTGGGACAAACCGTCGATGGCGTGTCTCGCGTCGCGATTTCCGTACGGTGAGGCGATAACCGAGGCGGGTCTTCGCCGAGTGGCTGATGCGGAGGCAGCACTCCGCGCTCTCGGGCTTGTGCAGTTCCGCGTACGCGCGCACGGTGATGTCGCGCGCGTAGAGGTCGACCCTGACGAGATGGAGCACGCGTGGTCCCGGCGTGGTGAGATGGCCTTGGCGCTGCGCGACGTCGGCTTCGCGTTCGTGGCGCAGGATCTCGAGGGGTACCGCAGCGGGAGCCTGAATGAGACTCTGGCCGAGTCAGACTTAAACGCCCGGGCCACACCGCTTTCCGGGTAG
- a CDS encoding cob(I)yrinic acid a,c-diamide adenosyltransferase produces MTGPIYTRHGDTGETSLADGTRVRKNDVRVEAYGTIDEANCAIGFARASIQNEPSLTALDAELAFAQNRLFDCSSVLATPHESVSGRVPSITAADTARLETAIDTMTASVGEISRFVLPAGCEPAARLHMARAVIRRAERRVLDLAACEPVEPGVLAFVNRLSDYLFTAARFANHMCENGDCLRTPRPG; encoded by the coding sequence ATGACAGGCCCCATTTACACGCGACACGGAGACACCGGAGAGACCTCACTCGCAGACGGAACCCGCGTACGCAAGAACGATGTCCGGGTTGAAGCGTACGGGACGATAGACGAGGCCAACTGCGCGATCGGTTTCGCTCGCGCTTCGATTCAGAACGAGCCGTCCCTCACTGCGCTCGACGCGGAGCTCGCTTTCGCACAAAATCGCCTGTTCGATTGCTCAAGCGTCCTAGCCACGCCCCACGAGTCAGTGAGCGGGCGTGTCCCCAGCATCACCGCGGCGGATACGGCACGTCTCGAGACCGCCATCGACACGATGACGGCATCCGTGGGCGAAATCTCCCGCTTTGTGCTGCCCGCCGGGTGCGAACCAGCCGCACGCCTTCATATGGCCAGGGCCGTCATCCGGCGCGCCGAACGCCGGGTGCTCGATCTTGCGGCATGCGAACCAGTGGAACCCGGTGTTCTCGCCTTTGTCAATCGACTCTCAGACTATCTCTTCACCGCAGCGCGCTTCGCTAACCACATGTGCGAGAACGGAGACTGTCTCCGGACACCTCGTCCAGGCTAG
- a CDS encoding ammonium transporter, whose product MTAIDHGDTAFVLMSTALVLFMVPGVALFYGGLVRSKNVLSTMMHSLFAMGIVSVTWALIGYTIAFGSAEWELGALIGGFGHLALADTIGGVTGTIPTPVFVAFQGMFAVITAALISGALAERMKFSAYAVFIGVWSIVVYAPLAHWVWGGGWLYERGALDFAGGTVVHIASAAAALAGALALGKRNGNGNGSADFTPHNLPMTVLGTGMLWFGWFGFNAGSALAANELAGTALLATHLAAACGMLGWLAMESLKRGKPTTLGAASGAVAGLVGITPAAGFVTPMAGMAIGLAAGALCFLGISLKERLGFDDALDVVGIHGVGGTVGALLTGVFATALIAPGLAPTLAEGRAALILEQAVGVGATIVFSFVASAVILKLIDATIGLRVDEDAEENGCDRSEHAERGYVW is encoded by the coding sequence ATGACAGCGATCGATCACGGGGATACCGCATTCGTCCTCATGTCCACAGCGTTGGTACTCTTTATGGTGCCGGGGGTCGCGCTGTTCTATGGAGGACTCGTTCGATCCAAGAACGTGCTTTCGACGATGATGCACTCCCTATTCGCTATGGGCATCGTCTCTGTGACCTGGGCGCTCATCGGCTACACAATCGCCTTCGGTTCGGCCGAGTGGGAGCTAGGCGCGCTTATAGGCGGCTTCGGCCACCTCGCTCTTGCAGACACGATTGGTGGCGTCACCGGCACAATTCCAACGCCGGTCTTTGTCGCCTTCCAAGGAATGTTCGCGGTAATCACAGCCGCGCTCATCTCAGGAGCCCTCGCCGAACGCATGAAGTTCAGTGCGTACGCCGTCTTCATCGGCGTGTGGAGCATTGTGGTCTACGCACCGCTCGCTCATTGGGTCTGGGGCGGCGGCTGGCTCTACGAACGGGGGGCTCTCGACTTCGCGGGCGGTACTGTCGTGCACATCGCCTCGGCGGCGGCAGCGCTCGCAGGCGCCCTCGCTCTCGGCAAGCGCAATGGCAATGGCAACGGTAGTGCAGACTTCACACCACACAACCTCCCAATGACCGTTCTCGGCACAGGCATGCTGTGGTTCGGCTGGTTCGGGTTCAACGCCGGATCCGCGCTCGCCGCCAACGAACTCGCGGGGACGGCTCTCCTCGCTACGCACCTTGCCGCCGCCTGCGGCATGCTTGGATGGCTCGCCATGGAATCGCTCAAGCGAGGCAAGCCCACGACACTCGGAGCCGCGTCCGGTGCGGTTGCGGGACTCGTCGGCATCACGCCCGCAGCCGGGTTCGTCACACCGATGGCTGGCATGGCGATAGGCCTTGCCGCAGGCGCGCTCTGTTTCCTGGGAATCTCCCTCAAAGAACGTCTCGGGTTCGATGACGCGCTCGATGTCGTGGGGATTCACGGTGTTGGCGGGACAGTCGGCGCGCTCCTAACCGGCGTCTTCGCGACAGCACTCATCGCCCCAGGTCTCGCTCCGACACTGGCGGAGGGCCGCGCCGCACTCATACTCGAACAAGCGGTCGGTGTCGGCGCGACCATCGTGTTCTCGTTCGTCGCCAGCGCCGTGATACTCAAGCTTATCGATGCCACTATCGGGCTGCGCGTCGATGAAGATGCCGAGGAGAACGGGTGCGATCGCTCTGAGCACGCCGAGCGAGGGTACGTGTGGTAG
- a CDS encoding ferredoxin oxidoreductase has product MAIAYPITPQSESMHLVGELFAQGYIKDYYRAENEFAVMAAVHGAALGGGRVFTATSGPGTLRAMEMFPVWAGARQPIVCAFMCRGVSLPPSIQPENIEMGMLLDTGMLMFHAENGQDLFDMILQAYLVAEQPEVHLPAGVFVDGFFVTHTKEEVLLPAEECTLAPYDPGCSPVPVFDMETPPMRITRDPLLNKSNFISGSANASWHQEVLAAAERARKHIDRYMGGLIDVENPDASVLIVASGTAVSQSREALRLLRDDGIDAGLIKVKSIRPFPAEELTEATERAEIIVVPEFNAGGWLAREVKSTLDRNRRVVAGPRVFGGMSMPPWLIVDEVKAAMAGTTPERRA; this is encoded by the coding sequence ATGGCGATCGCGTATCCGATCACGCCACAGTCGGAGAGTATGCATCTTGTGGGAGAACTGTTTGCACAGGGCTACATCAAGGACTACTACCGGGCGGAAAATGAGTTTGCGGTCATGGCCGCGGTCCACGGCGCGGCTTTGGGCGGCGGGAGGGTGTTCACCGCCACGAGCGGACCAGGCACCCTGCGGGCCATGGAGATGTTCCCGGTATGGGCTGGCGCCAGGCAGCCGATCGTCTGCGCGTTCATGTGTCGCGGCGTCTCACTTCCCCCGTCGATCCAACCCGAGAACATCGAGATGGGGATGTTGCTCGACACGGGCATGCTCATGTTTCACGCGGAGAACGGACAAGACCTCTTCGACATGATCTTGCAGGCGTATCTAGTCGCCGAGCAGCCCGAGGTCCACCTGCCCGCGGGTGTCTTTGTCGACGGCTTTTTCGTCACCCACACCAAAGAAGAAGTCCTCCTCCCCGCGGAGGAGTGTACGCTCGCGCCGTACGATCCTGGGTGCTCACCTGTGCCGGTGTTCGACATGGAGACCCCGCCGATGCGCATCACTCGCGACCCGTTGCTAAACAAGAGTAACTTCATCAGTGGCTCGGCTAATGCCAGCTGGCATCAGGAGGTGTTAGCGGCCGCCGAGCGGGCCCGTAAGCATATCGACAGGTACATGGGAGGATTGATCGACGTCGAGAATCCGGATGCCAGTGTGCTCATCGTCGCCTCCGGCACCGCCGTGTCCCAGTCTCGCGAAGCGCTACGCCTGCTGCGGGATGATGGGATTGACGCGGGGCTCATCAAGGTCAAGTCGATACGGCCCTTCCCCGCGGAGGAGTTGACGGAGGCTACCGAGCGGGCTGAGATCATCGTCGTGCCCGAGTTCAACGCCGGTGGCTGGCTAGCAAGGGAGGTCAAGTCGACTCTCGATCGCAACCGCCGTGTCGTTGCGGGGCCGCGCGTCTTCGGAGGCATGAGCATGCCGCCGTGGCTGATTGTCGATGAAGTGAAAGCGGCCATGGCGGGCACAACGCCCGAGAGAAGAGCTTAG